One region of Vicinamibacteria bacterium genomic DNA includes:
- a CDS encoding 3',5'-cyclic-nucleotide phosphodiesterase yields the protein MKLRVLGCYGGNIPGHGMTAFLVNDTLAMDAGWVSGALSLKEQVKVKDILISHSHLDHTCTLPFLIDNNFSAPGFALRIYAIPEVIASMKNHLFNNHTWPDFTSLPNDLTPVLKLVEIVPEHPFVVNGLTIRAVHVSHIVPTTGFILEDKRGAVAFSSDTGPTHRFWEVLNRVKKLKVVITETSFPNELQELADVSGHLTPQTLDRELKKLKHDVPVYLYGGKPKHLEAIKRQVKALKHARVRLLVQGKTYTF from the coding sequence ATGAAGCTGAGGGTTTTGGGCTGCTACGGCGGCAACATCCCCGGTCACGGGATGACCGCGTTCCTCGTGAATGACACCCTGGCCATGGACGCGGGGTGGGTGTCGGGAGCCCTCTCGCTCAAGGAACAGGTGAAGGTCAAGGACATCCTGATCTCGCACTCCCACCTCGACCACACCTGCACCCTGCCCTTCCTCATCGACAACAACTTCAGCGCCCCTGGCTTCGCCTTGCGGATCTACGCGATCCCCGAAGTGATCGCGTCCATGAAGAATCACCTGTTCAACAACCACACCTGGCCCGACTTCACCAGCCTGCCCAACGACCTGACCCCGGTGCTCAAGCTGGTCGAGATCGTGCCTGAGCATCCCTTCGTGGTGAATGGTCTGACCATCCGGGCCGTGCACGTCTCGCACATCGTCCCCACCACCGGCTTCATCCTCGAGGACAAGCGGGGCGCGGTGGCCTTTTCCAGCGACACCGGCCCCACCCACCGCTTCTGGGAAGTCTTGAACCGAGTCAAGAAACTGAAGGTGGTGATCACGGAGACGTCCTTCCCCAACGAGCTCCAGGAGCTGGCCGACGTCTCGGGTCACCTCACCCCCCAGACCCTGGACCGCGAGCTCAAGAAGCTGAAGCACGACGTGCCCGTCTACCTCTACGGAGGGAAGCCGAAGCACCTGGAGGCCATCAAGCGCCAGGTGAAGGCCCTGAAGCACGCGCGCGTGCGCCTGCTGGTCCAGGGCAAGACATATACGTTCTAG
- the purD gene encoding phosphoribosylamine--glycine ligase, with protein sequence MKVLVVGNGGREHALVWKIRQSPLVEDVYCAPGNAGIAELADCVPIDTSNIVEVADFAQTIKADLTVVGPELPLVLGIGDEFRRRGLSVFGPDRAAAEIEGSKAFAREFMQRHKIPAPRYETCGSLDEAQAFLGRAPFGYPLVIKADGLASGKGTVVAQDAAEAQAVVAQMMTDKRFGTAAAKLIIEEFLSGEEVSFLVLSDGSRVVPMVSVQDHKRALDGDRGPNTGGMGTVSPATNLSLDVHKQIMQEIILPTIGGLAGEGRRFVGVLYAGLMMTDRGPRVLEFNARFGDPECQAIMPRMRSDIVPILQQAAEGQIKDTKIEWAKEPAVCVVLASKGYPDSPETGQTVQGLESLRGLPDVFVYHAATAQRDGEVVTVGGRVLGITAMGANLDAAVARAYQAVQKVSFPGMHYRKDIGQKALARLHAPR encoded by the coding sequence GTGAAGGTTCTGGTTGTTGGCAACGGCGGCCGGGAGCACGCCCTCGTCTGGAAGATCCGCCAGAGCCCACTGGTCGAGGACGTGTACTGCGCGCCGGGCAACGCCGGGATCGCGGAGCTCGCGGACTGCGTCCCCATCGACACTTCCAACATCGTGGAGGTGGCAGACTTCGCGCAGACCATCAAAGCCGACTTGACGGTGGTGGGGCCAGAGCTGCCCCTCGTCCTGGGTATCGGGGACGAGTTCCGACGGCGGGGGCTCTCCGTTTTCGGCCCGGATCGAGCCGCGGCCGAGATCGAGGGCTCGAAGGCCTTCGCCCGCGAGTTCATGCAGCGGCACAAGATCCCCGCCCCCCGCTACGAGACCTGCGGGTCGCTGGATGAAGCCCAGGCCTTCCTGGGCCGGGCTCCCTTCGGCTATCCCCTGGTCATCAAGGCGGACGGGCTGGCCTCCGGCAAGGGCACGGTGGTGGCGCAGGACGCCGCGGAGGCGCAGGCCGTAGTCGCCCAGATGATGACGGACAAGAGGTTCGGCACCGCGGCCGCCAAACTGATCATCGAGGAATTCCTGTCCGGGGAAGAGGTCTCCTTCCTGGTCCTCTCCGACGGATCGCGCGTGGTCCCCATGGTGTCGGTGCAGGACCACAAGCGCGCCCTTGACGGCGACCGGGGCCCCAACACGGGGGGCATGGGCACGGTCTCCCCCGCCACCAACCTTTCCCTGGACGTCCACAAGCAGATCATGCAGGAGATCATCCTGCCCACCATCGGGGGGCTTGCCGGAGAGGGCCGGCGCTTCGTGGGCGTGCTCTACGCGGGGCTGATGATGACGGACCGCGGCCCCCGGGTCTTGGAGTTCAACGCCCGCTTCGGCGACCCCGAGTGCCAGGCGATCATGCCCCGCATGCGCTCCGACATCGTGCCCATCCTTCAACAGGCCGCGGAGGGGCAGATCAAGGACACCAAGATCGAGTGGGCTAAGGAGCCCGCGGTGTGCGTGGTGCTGGCCAGCAAGGGCTACCCCGACAGCCCCGAGACTGGCCAGACGGTCCAGGGCCTGGAGTCGCTGCGGGGCCTGCCCGACGTGTTCGTGTATCACGCGGCCACCGCCCAGCGCGACGGCGAGGTCGTGACGGTGGGAGGGCGCGTCCTCGGGATCACGGCCATGGGTGCCAACTTGGATGCCGCGGTGGCACGGGCCTACCAAGCCGTGCAGAAGGTGTCCTTCCCGGGGATGCACTACCGGAAGGACATCGGCCAGAAGGCCCTGGCTCGCCTGCACGCACCACGCTAA
- a CDS encoding Ig-like domain-containing protein translates to MRAWGRAGTLALAMGALGVPTVAVPQEQPGLTQYDYLYGTPVDVSVDDLLNLGSTAYANRAVRVKGTLEMSTRLQGRVFGFALRGTFGGQVEILPMSEVSFEFETEAKRWFGQEVQITGVVQESSDSAGRLVLVQFWKYLGPPEKDAKALQKAGTVTLESLVLKPGGHDGQTVRVVGKFRGRNLYGDLPVRSQHNSSDWVIKDDVFAVWVTGKKPKGIGFDLDPGLKRDTGKWVVVVGRPETSGGVTYLRALQVEVTSAPTPTAQVAPPPPPPERPKVPPVVVFSLPLDGDRDVPTDGRFQVQFSKDMNEQSFKGRVILRYAGRVQPGDRGFDGAKVTYDGGRRSLTVEPGDVLRPGRQIELILLPGIVDIDGLGLTPRPDKPAGNAADVLRFQVAIPGLAGGS, encoded by the coding sequence ATGCGGGCTTGGGGACGCGCGGGGACACTGGCCCTCGCCATGGGGGCCCTGGGGGTGCCCACCGTTGCCGTACCCCAAGAGCAGCCGGGCCTAACCCAATACGACTACCTATACGGCACCCCCGTTGATGTCAGCGTCGACGATCTGTTGAATCTGGGCTCCACGGCTTACGCCAACCGCGCGGTGCGGGTCAAGGGCACTCTCGAGATGTCGACCCGGCTCCAGGGCCGCGTATTCGGTTTCGCCCTGCGGGGGACGTTCGGGGGGCAGGTCGAGATCCTTCCCATGTCCGAGGTCAGCTTCGAGTTCGAGACCGAGGCCAAGCGCTGGTTCGGGCAGGAGGTGCAGATCACGGGGGTCGTGCAGGAGTCCAGCGACTCCGCGGGGCGCCTGGTCCTAGTCCAGTTCTGGAAGTACCTAGGGCCACCCGAGAAGGATGCCAAGGCCCTCCAGAAGGCCGGCACGGTGACGCTGGAGAGCCTGGTCTTGAAGCCGGGCGGCCACGACGGCCAGACCGTGCGCGTGGTGGGCAAGTTTCGGGGGCGGAACCTCTACGGCGACCTGCCCGTCCGAAGCCAGCACAACTCCTCCGACTGGGTCATCAAGGACGATGTGTTCGCGGTCTGGGTCACGGGGAAGAAGCCCAAGGGCATCGGCTTCGACCTGGACCCGGGCCTGAAACGCGATACCGGAAAATGGGTGGTGGTGGTGGGACGTCCGGAGACCTCGGGCGGCGTGACCTATTTGAGAGCCCTCCAGGTCGAGGTGACGTCCGCTCCCACTCCCACCGCGCAGGTCGCGCCCCCGCCCCCCCCGCCCGAACGGCCCAAAGTCCCCCCGGTGGTGGTCTTCTCGTTGCCCCTCGACGGGGACCGCGACGTCCCGACCGACGGGCGCTTCCAGGTCCAGTTCAGCAAGGACATGAACGAGCAGAGCTTCAAGGGCCGGGTGATCCTGCGCTACGCAGGGCGCGTCCAGCCCGGCGACCGCGGGTTCGACGGAGCCAAGGTCACCTACGACGGCGGAAGGCGGAGCTTGACCGTCGAGCCGGGGGACGTGCTGCGGCCGGGACGCCAGATCGAGCTGATCCTCCTCCCCGGCATCGTGGACATCGACGGCCTGGGCCTCACCCCGCGCCCCGACAAGCCGGCGGGAAACGCGGCCGACGTCCTGCGCTTCCAGGTCGCGATTCCGGGCCTGGCCGGCGGCTCCTAG
- a CDS encoding nuclear transport factor 2 family protein translates to MEQSVEKIIERNLLAVFNGRDADSRRAAIDELWDKNGVFIDPGGVHEGVEKLNAIVELLFTQFEGYVFSVRGPGQSMHGVGRLPWSYGPPDDPQRLTGTDVGVTKDGKLMAVYVFVDPPSQK, encoded by the coding sequence ATGGAACAATCAGTTGAGAAGATCATAGAACGGAACTTGTTGGCGGTCTTCAACGGAAGAGACGCGGACAGTCGTCGCGCGGCAATCGACGAGCTGTGGGACAAGAATGGCGTCTTTATCGATCCGGGCGGCGTCCATGAGGGCGTCGAAAAGCTTAACGCCATTGTTGAACTCCTTTTCACGCAGTTTGAAGGCTATGTGTTCTCGGTCCGTGGGCCGGGACAGTCTATGCACGGCGTCGGTCGTCTTCCTTGGTCGTATGGACCGCCCGATGACCCTCAGCGGCTGACTGGCACTGACGTTGGTGTAACGAAGGACGGTAAGCTGATGGCGGTTTACGTCTTCGTCGACCCCCCTTCGCAGAAGTAA
- a CDS encoding oligopeptide transporter, OPT family, giving the protein MAQERAAPPEAFKPYIPDDTVIPEFTWRAVILGMVFGIIFGAVTVYVGLRAGLTVAASIPIAVLSISLLRALGRATILENNIVQTTGSAGESVAGGVIFTLPALIFLGFDLQYWRIFMLALIGGWLGVFFMIPLRRQLIVKEHGNLQYPEGTACGDVLIAGDKGGSFASRVFLGLGLGALYTLFQNENMFAAWPSTPAWNPAGYPGASVRANTTAEYMGVGYIIGPRIAGVIFAGGVFAWLVVMPAIKFFGGHMPTPIYPGTIPIRDMSPTQLWQTYIRPMGAGAVAASGLITLMKTIPTIVSALKAGFADLGKGAAAAAGTRRTERDMDMRVAAFGSLLILAMMWAMLTFYPVANAPTSLLANLAAAVFVVVFGFLFVTVSARIVGLIGTSANPISGMAIATLMATCAVFLALHWTGAAFGALAISIGGVVCIASANAGNTSQDLKTGFIVGATPRNQQMSLLIGVLVSVFVIGFTLMGMNRGLEQFRAYAGRQFTLAELPSGVEVQQKQFDRAQVRYSSESGEVTRPGQKYALLNALGSADLPDGKYLYNTETNQIEVTWIQGIGSERAAAPQARLMATVISGILNQRLPWGLVLLGVFMVIGVELLGIRSLSFAVGFYLSIATTLAIFTGGVVRWLVETSARRSGEEHKESDVSPGSLYASGLIAAGGIVGLIGIAFNYIETQMRDAGSSAAADTLRQVLSFGSFSDKAGGIHYRIVEALGGPQQADLIANVIGVVTFLGLAATLYHFARKPLET; this is encoded by the coding sequence ATGGCCCAGGAGAGAGCGGCCCCGCCGGAGGCGTTCAAGCCCTACATCCCCGACGACACCGTGATCCCGGAGTTCACGTGGCGCGCCGTGATCCTGGGCATGGTCTTCGGGATCATCTTCGGGGCGGTGACGGTGTACGTGGGCCTTCGGGCCGGCCTCACCGTGGCCGCGTCGATCCCCATCGCCGTGCTCTCCATCAGCCTCCTGCGGGCTCTGGGCCGGGCCACCATCCTCGAGAACAACATCGTGCAGACCACGGGCTCGGCCGGGGAATCGGTGGCGGGCGGCGTGATCTTCACGCTCCCCGCCCTCATCTTCCTAGGCTTCGACCTCCAGTACTGGCGGATCTTCATGCTGGCCCTGATCGGGGGATGGCTCGGGGTGTTCTTCATGATCCCCCTCCGCCGCCAGCTCATCGTCAAGGAGCACGGGAACCTGCAGTATCCCGAGGGCACCGCCTGCGGGGACGTGCTCATCGCGGGCGACAAGGGGGGATCCTTCGCCAGCCGCGTCTTTCTGGGGCTCGGGCTGGGGGCGCTCTACACCCTTTTCCAGAACGAGAACATGTTCGCGGCCTGGCCGAGCACCCCGGCCTGGAATCCGGCCGGGTATCCGGGCGCCTCCGTCCGCGCCAACACCACCGCGGAGTACATGGGGGTGGGCTACATCATCGGTCCCCGCATCGCGGGCGTCATCTTCGCGGGGGGCGTCTTCGCCTGGCTCGTGGTCATGCCCGCCATCAAGTTCTTCGGCGGACACATGCCTACCCCGATCTACCCCGGCACCATTCCCATCCGCGACATGTCGCCGACCCAGCTCTGGCAGACCTACATCCGCCCCATGGGGGCGGGCGCGGTCGCGGCCTCCGGCCTCATCACCTTGATGAAGACGATCCCGACCATCGTCTCCGCTCTGAAGGCCGGCTTTGCGGACCTCGGTAAGGGAGCGGCGGCCGCGGCGGGTACGAGGCGCACCGAGCGCGACATGGACATGAGGGTCGCCGCTTTCGGCTCCCTCCTCATCCTGGCCATGATGTGGGCCATGCTCACCTTCTACCCGGTCGCGAACGCGCCGACCTCCCTCCTCGCCAACCTGGCGGCCGCGGTCTTCGTGGTGGTCTTCGGCTTTCTCTTCGTCACCGTTTCCGCGCGCATCGTGGGCCTGATCGGGACCTCCGCCAACCCGATCTCGGGCATGGCCATCGCCACCCTCATGGCGACGTGCGCGGTCTTTCTCGCCCTCCACTGGACGGGGGCGGCCTTCGGCGCCCTCGCCATCAGCATCGGCGGCGTCGTCTGCATCGCCTCCGCGAACGCGGGCAACACCTCCCAGGACCTGAAGACCGGCTTCATCGTGGGCGCCACCCCGCGGAACCAGCAGATGAGCCTGCTCATCGGGGTCCTGGTCTCCGTGTTCGTGATCGGGTTCACCCTCATGGGCATGAACCGCGGCCTCGAACAGTTCCGCGCCTACGCGGGCCGCCAATTCACCCTGGCCGAGCTGCCCTCCGGGGTCGAGGTGCAGCAAAAGCAGTTCGATCGGGCCCAGGTCCGCTATTCCAGCGAGAGCGGGGAGGTCACGCGGCCCGGCCAGAAGTACGCCCTGCTGAACGCGCTCGGTTCGGCCGACCTGCCGGACGGCAAATACCTCTACAACACCGAGACCAACCAGATCGAGGTGACCTGGATCCAGGGCATCGGCTCCGAGCGCGCGGCCGCTCCCCAGGCCCGCCTCATGGCGACCGTGATCAGCGGCATCCTGAACCAGCGGCTTCCCTGGGGACTGGTCCTGCTGGGCGTGTTCATGGTGATCGGGGTCGAGCTGCTCGGCATCCGGTCCCTCTCCTTCGCGGTCGGGTTCTATCTGTCCATCGCCACCACCCTGGCCATCTTCACGGGGGGGGTGGTGCGTTGGCTGGTGGAGACGAGCGCCCGCAGGTCGGGGGAAGAGCACAAGGAAAGCGACGTCAGCCCGGGTTCGCTCTACGCCAGCGGGCTGATCGCGGCCGGAGGCATCGTGGGTCTGATCGGCATCGCCTTCAACTATATCGAGACCCAGATGCGCGACGCGGGGAGCTCGGCGGCGGCGGACACCCTCCGCCAGGTCCTGAGCTTCGGGTCCTTCTCGGACAAGGCGGGCGGCATTCACTACCGGATCGTGGAGGCGCTCGGCGGTCCGCAGCAGGCCGACCTGATCGCGAACGTGATCGGGGTGGTGACCTTCCTGGGCCTAGCCGCGACGCTCTATCACTTCGCCCGCAAGCCGCTCGAGACCTAA